The sequence CCGGGACGCCCTCGAGCGGGGACGGGGCCGCGGGCGCGGCAGGAGGCGTCAGCGCCTCGGGCGCCGCCGCGGCGGTGGACATGCAGAGACCGAGGGTCCCGATCAGCACGGCGCCGGACAGCGCGGCGAGACGACGTAGCGGCCGAAGCGGCACAGGGACCCCCGGGGGTGATTCACGACATAGGCGCGCTCAGCTTAAGGAGGATTCAGCGGACTTTCAGCTGATCGTCATCCCTCGGAGGTCACGAAGCGGTGACGGCGCGGCCCGTGGGCACGGCGGCCGGGACCTGGGCGGGCCGACGGCGCGGCGAGGCCCGCGGCGCGGCGTGCGGCACGGCCCGTGGCGGGCGTGCGGCGAGACCCGGTGGCGGGTCCGGACATGCAGGAAGGGCCGCCCCGCGTGTGCGGGACGGCCCTTCAGGAGCAGTGCGACTGCCGTCGGATCAGGCGTGCGCCGGGGCGCACGCCGGAGATCACTTGACGGAGACGGTCGCGCCGGCCTCCTCGAGCTTCGTCTTGGCAGCCTCGGCGTCGTCCTTCTTGACGGCCTCGAGGACAGCCTTGGGGGCCTCGTCGACGAGCGCCTTGGCCTCCTTCAGACCGAGCGAGGTCAGGCCGCGCACCTCCTTGATGACGGCGATCTTCGCGGAGCCGGCGGACTCGAGGATGACGTCGAACTCATCCTTCTCCTCCTCCGCCTCGGCCTCGCCACCGGCAGCGGCGCCACCGGCGGCGGCGACGGCCACGGGGGCGGCGGCGGTGACGTCGAAGACCTCCTCGAACTCCTTCACGAACTCGGAGAGCTCGATGAGGGACATCTCCTTGAAAGCTTCGATGAGCTCGTCGTTGCTGAGCTTCGCCATGGTGGCGTTCCTTCCTGTTGGTGGGACGTGCGTCCCTGCGGTGTCAGGCGGCGCGTGCGCGCCAGGTCATGCGGTCCGGCCGCTCCATGGGGAGCTGCCGGGGGACAGCGCTGAGGCTGTGGGGCGGAAGCCGCGAGCCGGGTGGCTCAGGCGGCTTCCTGCTTGGCCCGCAGCGCGTCCACGGTGCGCGCTGTCTTGGACAGCGGCGCCGCAAACACTGCGGCGGCCTTGGACATCGACGCCTTCATGGCGCCGGCGGCCTTGGCCAGCAGGACCTCGCGGGACTCGAGGTCCGCGAGCTTCTGGACGTCCTCCTGCGAGAGCAGCTTGCCCTCGAAGTAGCCGGACTTGACCACGAGGCTCTCGTGGGTCTTGGCGAAGTCACGCAGAGCCTTCGCAGGCTCCACCGGCTCGCCCTTGATGAAGGCGATAGCCGTCGGCCCGCTGAGCGTGCCGTCGAACACGTCGATGCCGGCCTCGCGGGCGGCGATCTCCGTGAGCGTGTTCTTCACCACGGCGTAGGTCGTCTCGGAACCCAGCGAGCGACGGAGCTCCTTGAGCTCCCCCACGCTGAGCCCGCGATACTCGGTGATGACCGCGGCGTCGGATGCGCGGAACAGATCCACGATCTCGGCGACGGCTTCCACCTTTTCGGGGTTCGCCATGGCCCTCCTTCCAGAGGTCTCTCGCCACCGGGTGAAGGCGTCCCAGGAACGGAAAAGGCCTCGACACGCAAGTGTCGAGGCCTCGATCGCACGGACATCCTGCCCCATGGGCACCGGCCGGGGCCGGACGGACGACCGCACGAGGGTCGCTTCTTCACCTGCGCAGGCCATCCCGGAGGGATTTCTTCGATCGTCCTCGAGGTCGAGGGCGACGACCGGCGGTCTTCGGTAGCTCCACAGTAGTGCAGGAGGGGGCCTCGGCGCCACGGCGCGAGCGGCGTCGTGCGTCACACCTCGGGCACGGCGGCAGCGCTCTCCACTGGCGCGGCGGCGCTGCGGCCCGAGAGCGGCATCCTGCAGCGTCCCGGCGCGAACGCGACGGCGCCCCGCCCACCATGAGGTGGACGGGGCGTCGGCGATGCGTCCCGAGGGGACGGCCGGCGGGGCGCTCAGGCCTCGTCGGTGTCCTCGAGGAGGTTGCGCGTGCGGTTCACGTCGACCGGGATGCCCGGGCCCATGGTGGTGGACACGGTGATCTTCGTGATGTAGCGGCCCTTGGAGGAGGACGGCTTCAGGCGCAGGATCTCGTCGAGCGCGGCGACGTAGTTCTCGACCAGCTGCTGATCGGTGAAGGAGACCTTCCCGACGAGGTAGTGCAGGTTGGCCGCACGGTCGGTGCGGAACTCGATCTTGCCGCCCTTGATGTCGCCCACGGCCTTGGTCACGTCCATGGTGACGGTGCCGGTCTTGGGGTTCGGCATGAGGCCGCGGGGGCCGAGCACGCGGCCCAGCTTGCCCACCTTGCCCATGAGGTTCGGCGTGGCCACGGCCGCGTCGAAGTCGGTCCAGCCGCCGGCGACCTTCTCGATCAGCTCGTCGTCGCCGACCTCGTCGGCGCCGGCCTCGCGGGCGGCGTCGGCCTGCGCGCCGGTCGCGAAGACGATCACGCGGGCGGTCTTGCCGGTGCCGTTGGGCAGGTTGACGGTGCCGCGCACCATCTGATCCGCCTTGCGGGGATCCACGCCGAGCCGCATCGAGACCTCGACGGAGGCATCGAACTTGGCCGGGGAGGACTTCTGCGCCAGACGCAGCGCGTCCAGCGGGGAGTATGCACGGCCCTCTTCGATCAGGGCAGCGCCGTTCTTGTACGCCTTGCTACGGAATCCCATGTCGTCAGCCCTCCACCGTGATGCCCATGGAACGAGCGGTGCCCTCGACGATCTTCGCCGCGGCCTCCATGTCGTTCGCGTTCAGATCAGGCATCTTGGTCTCCGCGATCTCGCGGACCTGAGCCTGGGTGATCTTGCCGACCTTGTCCGTGTGCGGGACGGCCGAGCCCTTCTGGAGGCCGGCGGCCTTCTTGATGAGCTCAGCGGCCGGCGGGGTCTTCGTGATGAAGGTGAACGAGCGGTCCTCGTAGACCGTGATCTCGACCGGGATGATGTTGCCACGCTGATCGGCGGTGCGATCGTTGTAGGCCTTCACGAACTCCATCATGTTCACGCCGGCAGCGCCGAGCGCGGGACCCACGGGCGGCGCAGGCGTGGCCTGGCCGGCCTGGATCTGGAGCTTGATGACGCTCGCGATCTTCTTCTTGGGAGCCATTGCTCTTCCTTACTGTGGTGTGGTCCGGGCGGAGCTCATCACGCGCTCCTCCCACTGCAGGACGAGCGCCCGCGCACGGCGGGCGCCGGTCCGAGGTGCGACGCTACCTGCGCGTCGCTGCGGCGTCGACCGGGATCGGGGGTGATCCTGGCCCTATTCGGCGCGGCGCAGCGGCCGCGCCCGCCGCTCAGATCTTGGCGACCTGGTCGAACGCCAGCTCGACCGGGGTCTCGCGCCCGAAGATGGACACCAGGACCTGGAGCTTCTGGGCCTCCGAGTGGATCTCGGAGATGGTGGCCGGCATGGTCTCGAAGGGGCCGTCCATGACGGTGACGGACTCGCCGACCTGGAAGTCGGGGACCTTCTGCGCCGCTGCGGCCTTGGAGCCGCCCGAGGAGCGCTTCTTCTCCGGCAGGCCGACGGAGGGGGCCAGCAGCGAGTAGATCTCGTCGAAGCTCAGCGGCGTGGGGTCGGTGGCGTTTCCGACGAAGCCGGTCACGCCGGGGGTGTCGCGCACGACCCGCCAGGACTCGGTGGTCAGATCCATGCGCACCAGCACGTATCCGGGCACGCGGACGCGGCGGACGATCTTCTTCTGGCCGTTCTTGACCTCGGTCGCGTCCTCCATCGGGACCTGGACCTCGAAGATGTACTCCTCCATGTCCTGGGTCTCGGTGCGCGTGGCCAGC comes from Brachybacterium faecium DSM 4810 and encodes:
- a CDS encoding LSU ribosomal protein L10P (PFAM: Ribosomal protein L10); translation: MANPEKVEAVAEIVDLFRASDAAVITEYRGLSVGELKELRRSLGSETTYAVVKNTLTEIAAREAGIDVFDGTLSGPTAIAFIKGEPVEPAKALRDFAKTHESLVVKSGYFEGKLLSQEDVQKLADLESREVLLAKAAGAMKASMSKAAAVFAAPLSKTARTVDALRAKQEAA
- a CDS encoding transcription antitermination protein nusG (PFAM: Transcription termination factor nusG~TIGRFAM: transcription termination/antitermination factor NusG), with amino-acid sequence MSDQISTPDESYEDLDDSLSFSASAQSGDAEPQADAARDASLADLAAGEDTAASSEMETDEAAGAETEAAAEASAVDEPGADEATAPEGDAADEAGEEPAEEDPLVQLKRHLRAALGEWYVIHSYSGHENRVKTQLATRTETQDMEEYIFEVQVPMEDATEVKNGQKKIVRRVRVPGYVLVRMDLTTESWRVVRDTPGVTGFVGNATDPTPLSFDEIYSLLAPSVGLPEKKRSSGGSKAAAAQKVPDFQVGESVTVMDGPFETMPATISEIHSEAQKLQVLVSIFGRETPVELAFDQVAKI
- a CDS encoding LSU ribosomal protein L12P (PFAM: Ribosomal protein L7/L12 C-terminal domain~TIGRFAM: ribosomal protein L7/L12), giving the protein MAKLSNDELIEAFKEMSLIELSEFVKEFEEVFDVTAAAPVAVAAAGGAAAGGEAEAEEEKDEFDVILESAGSAKIAVIKEVRGLTSLGLKEAKALVDEAPKAVLEAVKKDDAEAAKTKLEEAGATVSVK
- a CDS encoding LSU ribosomal protein L11P (PFAM: Ribosomal protein L11, RNA binding domain; Ribosomal protein L11, N-terminal domain~TIGRFAM: 50S ribosomal protein L11) → MAPKKKIASVIKLQIQAGQATPAPPVGPALGAAGVNMMEFVKAYNDRTADQRGNIIPVEITVYEDRSFTFITKTPPAAELIKKAAGLQKGSAVPHTDKVGKITQAQVREIAETKMPDLNANDMEAAAKIVEGTARSMGITVEG
- a CDS encoding LSU ribosomal protein L1P (PFAM: Ribosomal protein L1p/L10e family~TIGRFAM: ribosomal protein L1, bacterial/chloroplast) gives rise to the protein MGFRSKAYKNGAALIEEGRAYSPLDALRLAQKSSPAKFDASVEVSMRLGVDPRKADQMVRGTVNLPNGTGKTARVIVFATGAQADAAREAGADEVGDDELIEKVAGGWTDFDAAVATPNLMGKVGKLGRVLGPRGLMPNPKTGTVTMDVTKAVGDIKGGKIEFRTDRAANLHYLVGKVSFTDQQLVENYVAALDEILRLKPSSSKGRYITKITVSTTMGPGIPVDVNRTRNLLEDTDEA